From one Chlamydiifrater phoenicopteri genomic stretch:
- a CDS encoding polymorphic outer membrane protein middle domain-containing protein, which yields MRKKQSLYLVVLALLLKLAVCKGGMPNDFILIDNAFDTTEKDGVTTHSLNRNFTVSSFIETILSPYHLMFTQNKVVFQGNNFDFSLSYLNLANQLAESDTSNDVTFQNFNELKIDDSAGFSYILKADDIKFTNNELLSISRNQIPVKPRNEWGGCILTKSFESSRNKSIFFTGNMIRETGVVVRAEESIKILNNKFVIASNNFGTKGCLAITPSSTKVSGLDISHNELVMFTSNSANTEEVSPDPGGGAIYQRNSDFSITNNQVIVFHKNQSSKYGGAIACDGLDISNNSLVLFLNNISVEGGGAICLHQSHSGIFCLSASSGDIIFHGNTQGFSRNAINFKSSSNSRQTTFKYAQAKKSHKIHFNDPIDATNASNSSSNPVTLNPKDNINPNSGKIVFSLLGKASEDESPDGTSKIQKLKQEDGVIVVKDRATLASRNFSQSRGWLVLGSGGSFGTYSLSSGTNNNNTASIALSKLAIDVASILNNDSKMKGTEGETEANKIPVLIIDNGTGSSTSSSDKISVSGPIYLTDENLSLYEYDTRMASSLGPLKLLGLKKSATTTNSSSKIDVSKVDLTTQPNHYGYQGSWQLAWETPTAEDRTGETIQSYLVGSWIPNGQYLPNPEVEGKLLADSLISSNFAISNFFESIHRQDRNDLFFINTFRKKGWKYDVQGNFISSIQSSSNKFPFNHKFSGFSAAASAFSSFNNQLGIAISKISSHTNHKDFDHEVLSPILSAALFSTFYPKKSIISEVHTILAASKSNNIFKNNANKKIELPKEVLPYYEMIKKDGIFLSQDENKAISVPSAKFLSRTLSTQWDFFLRPNLFKILNTPILMLFSPFCSIQAFFSEFSNFENTETTKYNRTLKQKHSATHLFLPIGARCSVPFHFLGNFAQTKAFCSYVPLAYRKNLTLEGSLSPLPNASWETSNSNLPRNSAKASISQEVVFKDTIKVNASYSIHYLYSSFLQTANVGIQTIF from the coding sequence ATGCGAAAAAAACAGTCCCTATACCTTGTTGTGTTGGCTCTACTTTTGAAACTAGCAGTCTGCAAAGGGGGCATGCCGAACGACTTTATATTAATAGACAACGCCTTTGATACCACAGAAAAAGATGGAGTCACCACTCACTCCCTTAACAGAAATTTTACTGTTTCCTCCTTTATTGAAACCATTCTTTCTCCTTATCACCTAATGTTTACCCAGAATAAGGTGGTTTTTCAGGGGAATAATTTTGACTTTTCTTTAAGCTACCTAAACTTAGCCAACCAATTGGCTGAATCCGATACCTCCAATGATGTAACTTTCCAAAATTTCAACGAATTAAAAATAGATGATAGCGCAGGGTTCAGTTACATACTGAAAGCAGATGATATCAAGTTCACAAATAATGAACTTCTATCTATTTCACGAAATCAAATTCCCGTTAAACCTAGAAACGAGTGGGGAGGATGCATTTTAACAAAATCATTTGAATCTTCACGAAACAAATCCATTTTTTTTACCGGAAATATGATCCGAGAAACAGGGGTGGTAGTTAGAGCAGAGGAGTCGATAAAAATTCTAAACAACAAATTCGTAATAGCTTCCAACAATTTCGGCACCAAAGGCTGTTTAGCTATAACTCCTTCCTCAACAAAAGTTTCTGGGTTGGACATTAGCCATAACGAACTTGTCATGTTCACGAGTAATAGCGCGAATACAGAGGAGGTTAGCCCAGATCCCGGTGGAGGAGCCATTTATCAAAGAAATAGCGATTTTTCTATTACAAATAATCAAGTTATAGTCTTTCATAAAAACCAATCCTCTAAGTATGGAGGTGCTATAGCCTGTGATGGTTTAGATATATCTAACAATTCTTTAGTCCTATTTTTAAATAACATTAGTGTAGAAGGAGGCGGGGCAATCTGCCTACACCAAAGTCACTCCGGAATTTTTTGTTTGTCGGCCAGCTCTGGAGATATTATCTTCCATGGCAACACTCAGGGATTTAGTAGAAATGCCATAAATTTTAAGAGTAGTAGCAACAGTCGTCAGACTACATTTAAGTACGCTCAAGCCAAAAAAAGCCACAAAATTCACTTTAATGATCCAATAGATGCTACTAACGCTTCTAATTCTTCTTCAAATCCTGTCACCCTCAATCCTAAAGACAATATTAATCCCAATTCCGGGAAGATAGTTTTTTCTCTTCTAGGGAAAGCTTCGGAAGACGAGTCTCCAGATGGAACTTCTAAAATTCAAAAGTTAAAACAAGAGGACGGAGTCATTGTTGTTAAGGACAGGGCAACTCTAGCCTCAAGAAATTTTTCTCAATCAAGAGGCTGGCTTGTCCTTGGATCAGGTGGTTCTTTTGGAACATATAGCCTCTCGTCGGGAACAAACAATAACAACACAGCTTCTATAGCTTTATCTAAACTAGCCATAGACGTTGCTTCTATACTAAATAATGATTCGAAGATGAAGGGAACAGAGGGAGAGACAGAAGCCAATAAAATCCCCGTACTTATCATAGATAACGGGACAGGATCTTCTACTTCCTCTTCGGACAAAATCTCTGTATCCGGGCCTATTTATCTTACGGATGAAAACCTCTCTCTTTATGAATATGACACCAGAATGGCTTCATCCCTAGGCCCTCTTAAACTCCTAGGATTGAAAAAATCTGCTACTACCACAAATTCTTCCTCCAAAATCGATGTTTCTAAGGTGGATCTCACCACCCAACCTAACCACTATGGATATCAGGGCTCTTGGCAATTGGCATGGGAAACTCCTACTGCAGAGGATAGAACAGGAGAAACTATACAATCCTATCTTGTTGGCTCCTGGATCCCTAACGGACAATACCTTCCTAATCCTGAAGTAGAAGGAAAACTTCTTGCTGACTCTTTAATCTCTTCTAACTTCGCCATTAGCAATTTCTTCGAATCCATACATAGACAAGACCGTAATGATCTTTTTTTTATAAACACCTTTAGAAAAAAAGGATGGAAATACGATGTCCAAGGGAACTTTATTTCCTCTATACAGTCATCATCAAATAAATTCCCTTTTAATCATAAGTTCTCCGGATTCTCTGCTGCAGCTTCTGCTTTTTCCTCCTTTAATAATCAGTTAGGTATTGCTATATCCAAAATCTCTTCTCATACCAACCATAAAGATTTTGACCATGAAGTCCTCTCTCCTATTCTCTCTGCAGCACTCTTTTCTACTTTTTACCCCAAAAAATCTATCATCTCTGAAGTCCATACCATTTTAGCCGCCTCTAAAAGCAACAATATCTTTAAAAATAATGCAAATAAAAAAATAGAACTACCAAAGGAAGTCCTTCCTTACTATGAAATGATCAAAAAAGACGGCATCTTCTTAAGCCAAGATGAAAATAAGGCTATCAGCGTTCCCTCTGCAAAATTCCTTTCTCGTACACTCTCTACTCAGTGGGATTTCTTCCTAAGACCTAACCTCTTTAAGATACTAAACACGCCTATATTAATGCTTTTCTCTCCATTCTGTTCCATTCAAGCTTTCTTCTCAGAATTTTCTAATTTCGAAAACACAGAAACAACGAAATATAACAGAACACTAAAACAAAAACACTCTGCTACTCACCTCTTTCTACCTATAGGCGCTAGATGTTCTGTTCCTTTCCACTTCTTAGGAAATTTTGCTCAAACTAAAGCTTTTTGCTCCTATGTTCCCTTAGCATACAGGAAAAATCTTACCTTAGAGGGCTCCCTGTCTCCCTTGCCTAATGCCTCTTGGGAAACTTCTAACTCTAACTTACCAAGAAACTCTGCCAAAGCTTCTATCTCCCAAGAAGTGGTTTTCAAAGATACTATTAAAGTGAATGCTTCTTATTCCATCCATTACCTCTACTCCTCTTTCTTACAAACAGCTAATGTCGGGATACAAACAATCTTTTGA
- a CDS encoding helix-turn-helix domain-containing protein produces the protein MNASVHKDLIRLGDAFRRTREEKGLSLREVESAISIRVHCLEAIESGCLGKLISPVYARGFIKKYASFLGLDGEQMLRDHPYVLKLLDEFTSKDAELVFELGFGSRSTPGRDVKWLPGAAKIALSVIGAAILWWFISIISSD, from the coding sequence GTGAATGCATCTGTTCACAAAGACTTAATTCGGTTAGGGGATGCTTTTCGTCGAACTCGAGAAGAAAAAGGCTTGTCTCTAAGGGAAGTTGAATCCGCTATCTCCATACGTGTTCATTGCCTAGAAGCTATAGAATCCGGGTGCTTAGGAAAGTTAATCTCCCCTGTTTATGCCAGAGGATTCATAAAGAAATATGCTTCCTTCCTAGGGCTAGACGGAGAACAAATGCTACGCGATCATCCTTACGTTCTCAAACTTCTCGACGAATTTACCTCCAAAGATGCTGAACTTGTTTTTGAGCTAGGGTTCGGCTCCCGCAGCACCCCCGGAAGGGACGTTAAATGGCTGCCTGGAGCAGCAAAGATCGCTCTCTCCGTTATTGGAGCCGCCATTCTATGGTGGTTTATCTCCATCATCAGCAGTGATTAA
- a CDS encoding polymorphic outer membrane protein middle domain-containing protein, with amino-acid sequence MLTNKRFLTLLLSGLLHPSFLSATGTTPQNIGSIEDLISEAPQNGGNLVLTNNIFDSNQLYKSPNEENSNNSTVKGVIDNTSNLTIDGNNHCFCFSNICVESPNGVSPCFINCGNTLTLQNFAQINGNQLSQIIKNGTASSSSSSFISAKNVSILNNKQVCFENSCSLFPTLSNGVWHPGLIRAYANTSENISLFNNTGDGTLSIKKNGSVIFRNNHCQQKGILSGNKIHLESNQSLIFENNYSMREGGAIACVDMNTAEVTIKNNTNVLFRNNFGSQGGAFTCYNKMDLTNNESIIFDNNRSSDSGGAIHLQESSTSEVNNHAYLVRGNKDIIFSRNISQKGPAISLNSNSNIQLGLFADKGDITFLQNIKIDTNNEPQQCCSIELQGSSLTDTGKLRFLCASEGHSINFYDPIFCEAGLSESTNHDLSINGPHKEDEDSQQTSYAPFEIDSNEAFTGTILFSAQQIPQFLKQNSEPYEASRITVLPTRVYLKNGILAIGRDTILKCRLFTQDGGLLKLSANSKLETAWFTRIKDLSLDLGSFDQLILSDTPALIQLDGGQRSLQGVLSFCNSDKFASYDQHPLGVSKRVNILKVEAPRTEDGKQFTNNSQLETKKISINPSTGYAGTLEFEWDGGTDPSNKKNLYATWTPTGYNASPEFRSPTFLNTSWMGVAATKAISSPLLPEKQPHFKHGLFGLSAEALISSLNIRPSRGDENLHFSGNGYAIGCFLGSQTSSVEIRLGKLDGQAFNQKFNEEVNSSYYLGNLSFKGSTNKTPLGEMYSSFALSYAYADNNIYASFPEDFFGRRLSFHSTNFLAELMLAKPLTGHGLSPHFSSTTPFLKAAFCVAKNPGCTETELTNDVITRQILVPVHSFVQKLMIPPPIRLRKYSPSTLYNLSISPGVSTESTAKWNIFPVSLRLAAALSVDPYKVTPKTTMIIIQNAFPVPVRGMSLARCSAEVASSFQIKLLPSLTSYVDYKGNFSTRNISNSLKLGSSLIF; translated from the coding sequence ATGCTAACAAACAAAAGATTCCTTACCTTACTCCTATCGGGACTTCTTCACCCCTCCTTCCTCTCCGCTACCGGAACTACCCCTCAAAACATCGGGTCTATAGAAGACCTCATAAGCGAAGCTCCACAAAATGGCGGAAACTTAGTATTAACTAACAATATCTTTGATTCTAACCAACTCTATAAGTCTCCTAACGAGGAAAATTCCAACAACAGTACAGTGAAAGGAGTCATCGATAACACCTCCAATCTAACCATAGACGGCAATAACCACTGCTTCTGCTTCTCTAATATCTGCGTAGAAAGTCCTAATGGAGTTTCTCCTTGTTTCATCAACTGTGGAAATACTCTTACTTTACAAAACTTCGCTCAAATCAATGGAAATCAACTTTCTCAAATAATAAAAAATGGAACTGCCTCCTCTTCATCTTCATCTTTCATAAGCGCAAAGAACGTCTCTATTTTAAATAACAAGCAAGTGTGTTTTGAAAACTCTTGCTCTCTTTTTCCAACCCTATCTAACGGAGTTTGGCATCCAGGACTGATTAGAGCTTACGCAAATACTTCTGAAAATATCTCCTTATTCAATAATACAGGAGATGGAACTCTATCTATAAAAAAAAATGGTTCTGTAATTTTCCGTAATAACCATTGTCAACAAAAAGGAATCCTTTCAGGAAATAAAATACATCTGGAAAGCAATCAATCTCTGATCTTTGAGAACAACTACTCTATGAGAGAAGGGGGGGCTATAGCTTGCGTTGATATGAATACAGCCGAAGTTACTATAAAAAACAATACAAACGTGCTTTTTAGAAATAATTTTGGATCACAAGGGGGTGCTTTTACTTGCTATAACAAAATGGATCTTACAAATAACGAATCTATTATTTTTGATAATAACCGATCCTCAGATAGTGGAGGAGCTATTCACTTACAAGAATCTTCAACTTCAGAAGTAAATAACCACGCCTATCTCGTAAGAGGAAATAAAGACATTATCTTTTCAAGAAACATTAGTCAAAAGGGCCCTGCCATATCTCTGAATAGCAATTCCAACATTCAGCTAGGGCTATTTGCTGATAAAGGGGATATTACCTTCCTACAAAATATAAAAATTGACACAAACAACGAACCTCAGCAATGTTGCTCCATTGAACTTCAGGGCTCTAGTCTCACAGATACAGGAAAATTAAGATTTCTTTGTGCTTCTGAAGGACATTCAATTAATTTTTATGATCCTATATTCTGCGAGGCCGGTCTAAGCGAATCAACAAATCATGATCTCTCCATAAACGGTCCACATAAAGAAGATGAAGATTCTCAACAAACCAGCTACGCTCCTTTTGAGATAGACTCAAACGAAGCTTTCACTGGAACTATTTTGTTTTCAGCTCAACAAATTCCTCAATTTCTCAAACAGAACTCAGAGCCCTATGAGGCTAGTCGAATAACTGTTTTACCTACCCGAGTATATTTAAAAAACGGCATACTCGCTATTGGTAGAGATACTATTCTCAAATGCCGGCTGTTTACTCAAGATGGAGGCCTCTTAAAACTCAGCGCAAATAGCAAATTGGAAACTGCTTGGTTTACTAGAATTAAGGACCTATCTCTGGACTTAGGCTCTTTCGATCAGCTCATACTTTCTGACACCCCAGCTCTAATCCAGCTCGATGGAGGGCAAAGAAGTTTGCAAGGAGTTTTGTCCTTCTGTAACTCGGACAAATTTGCCTCCTACGACCAGCACCCCTTAGGAGTTTCCAAGAGAGTTAATATTTTAAAAGTAGAGGCACCTCGGACCGAAGATGGTAAGCAATTTACAAATAATTCTCAACTAGAAACAAAAAAAATATCTATCAACCCCTCCACCGGATACGCAGGAACTCTCGAATTTGAATGGGATGGAGGAACTGACCCATCTAACAAAAAAAATCTCTACGCTACATGGACACCTACAGGATACAACGCCTCCCCAGAATTCAGATCCCCTACATTCCTCAATACTTCTTGGATGGGCGTTGCTGCTACTAAAGCTATCTCCTCCCCTTTACTCCCAGAAAAACAGCCTCACTTTAAACACGGTCTCTTTGGCCTCTCCGCTGAAGCTCTCATCTCCTCTTTAAACATTAGACCCTCTAGAGGAGATGAAAACCTTCACTTCTCTGGAAATGGATACGCTATAGGTTGTTTCTTAGGAAGCCAAACTTCCTCTGTAGAAATACGTTTAGGAAAATTAGACGGACAGGCTTTTAATCAGAAATTTAATGAGGAAGTAAATTCCTCATATTACTTAGGAAATCTTAGCTTCAAAGGATCTACAAATAAGACTCCCTTGGGCGAAATGTATTCTAGCTTCGCTCTCTCCTATGCTTATGCCGACAATAATATCTACGCTTCTTTCCCTGAAGATTTCTTTGGACGCAGGCTCTCCTTCCATTCCACAAACTTTTTAGCAGAATTAATGTTAGCTAAGCCTCTTACAGGACATGGCCTTTCACCACATTTCAGCTCCACAACACCTTTCTTAAAAGCTGCTTTCTGTGTAGCAAAAAATCCTGGATGCACAGAGACGGAGCTTACCAACGATGTCATAACCAGACAAATCCTTGTCCCTGTACATAGTTTCGTTCAGAAACTTATGATCCCTCCTCCTATAAGACTGCGAAAATACTCCCCCTCTACCCTTTATAATCTTTCCATTTCTCCAGGAGTTTCTACAGAATCCACAGCTAAATGGAATATCTTCCCTGTCTCCCTACGACTTGCTGCCGCTCTTTCTGTGGACCCTTATAAGGTAACGCCCAAAACTACTATGATTATCATTCAAAATGCCTTCCCTGTACCCGTCAGAGGAATGAGCCTCGCCCGTTGTTCCGCAGAAGTGGCTTCTTCCTTCCAGATCAAACTACTTCCTTCTCTAACCTCTTACGTCGATTACAAAGGAAACTTCTCTACTAGAAATATCTCTAATTCTTTAAAACTAGGTAGCAGTCTCATCTTTTAA
- a CDS encoding DUF5422 family protein: MSNPIPTLRKAGDIFFSLTFPERIAAKKLKETAAEHRCAAIAVMALAASILGLLKVVTIPVELCSGCVSLPMKAIIAGLKEKSLRATLPAILAWTFCILALALIVATVVAAAFLPPAVVFFAIGVVIAAASATSFLSMHNQIYQIDAPATSGS, from the coding sequence ATGTCAAACCCCATTCCTACACTCAGAAAAGCTGGCGATATATTTTTTTCTCTAACTTTTCCCGAGAGAATAGCTGCAAAAAAATTGAAAGAAACTGCCGCAGAACATCGATGCGCAGCTATCGCTGTCATGGCTTTAGCAGCCTCTATTCTAGGACTACTAAAGGTCGTTACTATCCCTGTAGAACTTTGCTCGGGATGCGTGTCCCTCCCTATGAAAGCCATCATAGCAGGCCTCAAAGAAAAATCCTTGCGGGCAACGCTCCCCGCTATACTTGCTTGGACATTCTGTATCCTAGCTCTAGCACTCATCGTCGCTACCGTAGTGGCCGCAGCATTCCTGCCCCCAGCAGTCGTCTTCTTTGCTATAGGCGTCGTCATCGCTGCAGCTTCCGCTACAAGCTTCCTCTCTATGCACAACCAAATCTACCAAATAGATGCTCCTGCGACAAGCGGGAGCTAG
- the rnhC gene encoding ribonuclease HIII, protein MNKVFSIPFDPSKQTVLQQRLEEKGFTFSYPAHTIFQARDSTVCCTLYTSGKLVIQGKGAQDFVEFFLEPEILGAFGLTTSVPNAEQDLRPRIGSDESGKGDFFGPLCIATVYAPNEDVLTKLHQTTIKDSKTLKDSEIRKLAKHIKSLCFYDVMVLFPETYNRLYERFKNLNVLLAWAHASLIAKLAPDPLDEVFAIVDQFASSKGLLENMVQRRSAIPLIQRTKAESDIVVAAASILARDAFVAAMEKLENTYQIQLPKGAGVAAKNTGTKIFREKGADTLSKLAKVHFKTFTEIVSEEHP, encoded by the coding sequence ATGAATAAAGTTTTTTCTATACCTTTTGACCCCTCTAAACAAACAGTTTTGCAACAACGTCTAGAGGAGAAAGGCTTTACCTTCTCATATCCCGCGCATACTATTTTTCAAGCAAGAGATTCTACTGTTTGCTGCACATTATATACTTCAGGCAAACTTGTAATTCAAGGGAAGGGAGCGCAGGATTTTGTGGAGTTTTTCCTCGAGCCAGAGATACTGGGTGCCTTCGGCTTAACAACTTCTGTTCCCAATGCTGAGCAAGATTTACGCCCAAGGATAGGTTCGGATGAATCTGGTAAGGGGGATTTTTTTGGTCCTCTCTGTATTGCGACAGTGTATGCTCCCAATGAGGATGTGCTGACAAAGCTACATCAAACAACCATCAAGGATTCTAAGACTCTTAAGGATTCAGAAATCAGAAAACTTGCTAAGCATATAAAATCTCTGTGTTTCTATGATGTGATGGTTTTGTTCCCAGAGACATACAATCGATTGTATGAGCGGTTTAAGAATTTAAATGTTCTTTTGGCTTGGGCGCATGCTTCACTGATAGCTAAATTGGCTCCTGATCCACTGGATGAGGTCTTTGCTATTGTGGATCAGTTTGCATCGTCGAAAGGCTTATTAGAAAATATGGTGCAGAGGCGTTCTGCGATACCTCTTATTCAACGAACGAAGGCCGAATCCGATATTGTCGTTGCCGCAGCATCTATTCTTGCCAGGGATGCTTTTGTTGCTGCTATGGAAAAGCTAGAAAATACCTATCAAATACAGTTACCCAAAGGTGCTGGAGTTGCAGCAAAAAATACTGGCACAAAGATTTTTCGTGAAAAGGGAGCAGACACGTTAAGTAAGTTAGCTAAAGTTCATTTCAAAACTTTTACAGAGATAGTATCAGAAGAGCATCCTTAA
- a CDS encoding DUF2608 domain-containing protein — MNALLSLAFLSALLIATPSYAKKNRQPTRKIIYSFSEVKNFLTPGCLVCIGVDDTLSQHRHLGGLGWQKQRLEYLQERKMSCQAAKRRMLRESAAISTFLPKELLEAEIPFRFQELVDNFEIFLMGMSAKGLESVPSVMSSLLQQGIDFDTRPLFPEDFFLSPKRGLSASGVFTDGVLFCGGFTETEAFTELWIRKSPSLRRLVFVHGDPAVVQSMEKTAKELSLAYTGLVYYPATETVFSFAPPYSTAVAMQSETALKILPDDLAYKALAMLEE; from the coding sequence ATGAACGCTCTGCTTTCCCTAGCATTCCTTTCCGCTCTGCTCATAGCAACACCTTCATACGCAAAAAAAAATCGCCAGCCAACAAGGAAGATTATTTACTCCTTCTCAGAAGTAAAAAATTTCCTTACACCAGGATGCCTAGTTTGTATCGGAGTCGATGATACTCTTTCTCAACACCGACACCTAGGTGGCCTAGGATGGCAAAAACAACGACTAGAATATCTTCAAGAACGAAAAATGTCTTGCCAGGCGGCAAAAAGACGTATGCTCAGAGAATCCGCAGCTATCTCAACATTTTTACCCAAAGAATTACTAGAAGCCGAAATCCCTTTTCGATTCCAAGAACTCGTAGATAATTTTGAAATCTTCCTTATGGGAATGTCTGCGAAAGGCTTAGAAAGCGTGCCCTCAGTCATGTCCTCACTGCTTCAACAAGGTATTGACTTCGATACCAGACCCTTGTTCCCCGAGGACTTCTTCCTTTCTCCCAAGCGGGGGCTTTCTGCATCCGGAGTATTCACAGACGGAGTGTTGTTCTGCGGTGGATTCACCGAAACAGAAGCTTTCACAGAACTGTGGATCAGAAAATCTCCTTCCCTACGTAGGCTAGTCTTTGTTCACGGAGATCCCGCGGTAGTGCAAAGCATGGAGAAAACAGCTAAAGAGCTCTCTCTAGCCTACACAGGACTGGTATATTACCCAGCCACAGAAACCGTCTTTTCCTTTGCCCCCCCCTACTCCACAGCTGTGGCAATGCAGTCAGAAACAGCTCTAAAAATATTACCTGACGATCTGGCATACAAAGCACTAGCCATGCTCGAGGAATAG
- a CDS encoding DUF2608 domain-containing protein: protein MRMLFSMLLSLFIAYSQLGRLEAVTSKLNDISLIEKYAGEDTLVCWSVENVLCTPTSMLGSMQRVASFRSGEIVSSLPEEEVDKKAVDEWVAVNNLCGHSIIHPSVTNTLIALSLKKVDMLGISVADLTSAASILDTLERNEIFLEKSGARFPNIFIKNPDYREECLRSLLLEENILFTGSMAANTTVGKAFSLFLNSLNTKPARVIYVDGNPEDILSMEEVCEAANIYFIGVSFKSSEKKLRGYDNVVADLQKTLLLDQLSDAFFTNILSSLQSKTGAIKKASCIEILQDF, encoded by the coding sequence ATGAGAATGTTGTTTTCTATGCTCCTTAGCTTGTTTATTGCTTACTCACAACTAGGTCGTCTCGAAGCGGTTACTAGCAAGTTAAACGACATTTCTCTAATAGAAAAATATGCCGGAGAAGACACTCTCGTGTGCTGGTCAGTAGAAAATGTTTTATGTACGCCAACCTCTATGCTTGGCAGCATGCAAAGGGTTGCTTCCTTTCGATCCGGAGAGATTGTTTCTTCCCTGCCCGAAGAAGAGGTTGATAAAAAAGCTGTAGATGAGTGGGTTGCTGTCAATAACTTATGTGGTCACTCTATCATACATCCCTCTGTAACAAACACCCTCATAGCTCTCTCTCTGAAGAAAGTGGATATGTTGGGAATCTCTGTTGCCGACCTTACCTCTGCAGCTTCTATACTAGACACTCTAGAAAGAAACGAAATATTCCTAGAAAAATCCGGAGCTCGGTTCCCCAATATTTTTATCAAAAACCCAGATTACCGAGAGGAATGTTTACGATCACTCCTTCTAGAAGAAAATATCCTTTTCACAGGAAGCATGGCAGCAAATACTACGGTAGGGAAAGCTTTTTCCCTGTTCCTAAACTCGTTAAACACCAAGCCTGCCAGAGTCATCTATGTCGATGGAAACCCTGAGGATATCCTTTCCATGGAGGAGGTTTGTGAGGCCGCTAACATCTATTTTATAGGAGTATCTTTCAAATCTTCAGAAAAGAAACTAAGAGGTTACGATAACGTCGTCGCTGATTTACAAAAGACTTTGCTCTTAGATCAACTTTCAGATGCTTTTTTTACCAACATTCTATCTAGCCTACAATCAAAAACAGGGGCGATCAAAAAAGCATCTTGCATAGAGATCTTACAAGATTTTTAA